In the genome of Triticum urartu cultivar G1812 chromosome 5, Tu2.1, whole genome shotgun sequence, one region contains:
- the LOC125509034 gene encoding protein NEDD1-like isoform X2 → MYNCKDEHLASISMKGDLILHNLASGARAAELSDPNGQVLRVLDYSRNSRHILATAGDDGSVHLWDTTARTPKVSWLKQHSAPTSGVCISPSSDKIIATVGLDKKLYTLDSASRRATHTIPHDAPFSSLAYNDDGTILAAGTNSGRVVFYDVRGKPQPLTILRAYNSSEAVTSLCWQRAKPVIVSENSSSEVALLGGTSEDSILMPDPLPSATPSTFPSGAGITSLRSSLTGNTSGFLSTSKSSTAEETPYRARPLSGGPLSKLQAPRGNFSIKDDMDVFSPLVDVQPFTPSSNSWWDEHGSDEAKKDDKSGDKKLSATRKFQYMEGNSEPHPISDWRSNSVSRQDGASSASSSPVPSWKSEPSISPPESSTGNALPDRLTHRQQISRFGQSAFQTGSLAFAGLQDSASSTSLSLKGSLTSNILMNLQNKGILSNAQSSLETSSGSLQASVSSSFMSKTVPSVNSDLPGAALPKSAWKPSTLTDRLSTSSVFSEGLASAFGSPKSKKTGAETKDELLTSLLSRQEAPMTSSSGSLLASNGVVPPQLPTSGSSADQQGASSFSLQYVQRMLEESLGSVHKSIHEDVRNLHIELLRQFHMQEMETSGVMNLVLEKLEGLTKEVQQLRRENQQLRHQLL, encoded by the exons ATGTATAACTGCAAAGATGAACATTTGGCATCAATAAGCATGAAGGGCGACCTGATTCTTCACAATCTTGCTTCTGGAGCACGTGCTGCTGAACTTAGTGATCCAAATGGACAG GTTTTGAGAGTGCTCGATTATTCACGTAATAGTAGGCATATATTGGCGACAGCAGGCGATGATGGTTCTGTGCATCTTTGGGATACAACCGCGAGGACTCCAAAG GTCTCATGGCTGAAGCAACATTCTGCACCCACAAGTGGTGTTTGTATCTCACCCTCCAGTGACAAG ATAATTGCTACAGTTGGCCTCGATAAGAAGCTATACACACTCGATTCTGCATCAAGAAGAGCAACACACACTATTCCTCATGATGCCCCTTTCTCATCATTGGCATATAATGATGATGGCACAATATTGGCAGCTGGCACAAATAGTGGGCGTGTGGTATTCTATGATGTTCGGGGCAAACCCCAGCCATTGACAATTCTTCGTGCATACAATAGCTCAGAG GCTGTGACAAGTTTATGCTGGCAACGGGCAAAGCCTGTCATTGTTAGCGAGAACAGTTCTTCAGAAGTTGCCCTTCTGGGGGGAACTAGTGAAGATTCTATTCTTATGCCAGATCCTTTGCCTTCAGCAACACCTTCAACTTTTCCATCTGGAGCAGGCATTACGAGTCTTCGCTCTTCTTTGACAGGGAACACAAGTGGATTTCTTTCCACTTCAAAATCTTCTACTGCAGAGGAAACTCCATATAGGGCCCGTCCATTGTCTGGTGGACCATTATCAAAGCTACAGGCTCCTCGTGGCAACTTCAGTATAAAGGATGATATGGATGTATTTTCTCCACTTGTTGATGTCCAGCCTTTCACACCATCCAGCAACAGCTGGTGGGATGAGCACGGGAGTGATGAAGCAAAAAAAGATGATAAATCTGGAGATAAGAAATTATCAGCAACTAGGAAGTTCCAGTATATGGAAGGGAACAGTGAGCCACATCCAATCTCGGACTGGAGGTCTAATTCCGTTTCAAGACAG GATGGCGCCTCATCTGCGAGTAGCTCACCCGTGCCATCATGGAAGAGTGAACCATCTATCTCCCCACCAGAATCATCAACTGGAAATGCATTGCCCGACAGGCTAACACATCGTCAACAAATCTCACGCTTTGGGCAATCAGCCTTTCAGACTGGCAGTTTGGCGTTTGCAGGTTTACAGGATTCAGCTTCATCCACCAGTCTCTCATTGAAAGGTTCTCTAACAAGTAACATTTTAATGAACTTACAAAACAAGGGCATCTTGAGCAATGCGCAGTCTTCCCTAGAGACATCATCTGGTAGCCTACAGGCTTCAGTTTCCTCATCCTTTATGTCCAAGACCGTGCCATCGGTGAATTCTGATTTGCCAGGAGCAGCACTTCCCAAATCCGCATGGAAACCCTCAACTTTGACTGATAGATTGAGCACATCCTCTGTTTTTAGTGAAGGGTTAGCTTCAGCATTTGGTTCGCCAAAATCAAAGAAGACTGGAGCAGAAACAAAAGATGAACTGCTTACTAGTCTATTAtcaagacaggaggcaccaatgACCTCTTCGTCTGGAAGCCTTCTAGCAAGCAAC GGGGTGGTGCCACCTCAATTGCCAACCTCAGGTTCGTCAGCTGATCAACAGGGAGCTTCTTCATTCTCCCTTCAGTATGTTCAGCGCATGCTCGAGGAATCTCTAGGATCGGTTCACAAGTCTATACATGAGGATGTGAGAAATCTCCACATTGAACTTCTAAGACAGTTTCACATGCAGGAG ATGGAAACATCTGGCGTTATGAACTTGGTCCTGGAGAAGCTGGAAGGCCTGACCAAGGAAGTGCAGCAACTGAGAAGGGAAAACCAGCAGCTCCGGCATCAGCTTCTCTGA
- the LOC125509034 gene encoding protein NEDD1-like isoform X1 produces the protein MGFVDPAAPLLATCGGDTVKLFDVTVESGDPCVLAYSPAPGHPVNAVKWNHTNLIVASAGDDKKISLWHKKGQNVGQLPTSTVDRGDDIEESIYSISFSNKGSRYLCSGGSGHIVRIWDLQRKRCIKWLSGHTDTITGVMYNCKDEHLASISMKGDLILHNLASGARAAELSDPNGQVLRVLDYSRNSRHILATAGDDGSVHLWDTTARTPKVSWLKQHSAPTSGVCISPSSDKIIATVGLDKKLYTLDSASRRATHTIPHDAPFSSLAYNDDGTILAAGTNSGRVVFYDVRGKPQPLTILRAYNSSEAVTSLCWQRAKPVIVSENSSSEVALLGGTSEDSILMPDPLPSATPSTFPSGAGITSLRSSLTGNTSGFLSTSKSSTAEETPYRARPLSGGPLSKLQAPRGNFSIKDDMDVFSPLVDVQPFTPSSNSWWDEHGSDEAKKDDKSGDKKLSATRKFQYMEGNSEPHPISDWRSNSVSRQDGASSASSSPVPSWKSEPSISPPESSTGNALPDRLTHRQQISRFGQSAFQTGSLAFAGLQDSASSTSLSLKGSLTSNILMNLQNKGILSNAQSSLETSSGSLQASVSSSFMSKTVPSVNSDLPGAALPKSAWKPSTLTDRLSTSSVFSEGLASAFGSPKSKKTGAETKDELLTSLLSRQEAPMTSSSGSLLASNGVVPPQLPTSGSSADQQGASSFSLQYVQRMLEESLGSVHKSIHEDVRNLHIELLRQFHMQEMETSGVMNLVLEKLEGLTKEVQQLRRENQQLRHQLL, from the exons ATGGGGTTCGTGGATCCGGCGGCGCCGCTGCTCGCCACGTGCGGCGGCGACACGGTGAAGCTCTTCGACGTCACGGTGGAGTCCGGCGACCCCTGCGTCCTCGCCTACTCCCCCGCTCCCGGCCACCCCGTCAACGCCGTCAAGTGGAACCACACCA ATCTAATCGTAGCAAGTGCTGGGGATGATAAAAAGATCTCATTGTGGCATAAAAAGGGTCAAAATGTAGGACAGCTACCGACATCAACTGTTGATCGTGGGGATGACATTGAG GAATCCATATATTCCATCAGTTTTAGCAACAAAGGTTCTCGATATCTTTGTTCTGGTGGGAGTGGCCATATTGTTAGGATATGGGATTTGCAACGGAAGAGATGTATCAAATGGCTAAGTGGTCACACTGACACCATTACTGGTGTAATGTATAACTGCAAAGATGAACATTTGGCATCAATAAGCATGAAGGGCGACCTGATTCTTCACAATCTTGCTTCTGGAGCACGTGCTGCTGAACTTAGTGATCCAAATGGACAG GTTTTGAGAGTGCTCGATTATTCACGTAATAGTAGGCATATATTGGCGACAGCAGGCGATGATGGTTCTGTGCATCTTTGGGATACAACCGCGAGGACTCCAAAG GTCTCATGGCTGAAGCAACATTCTGCACCCACAAGTGGTGTTTGTATCTCACCCTCCAGTGACAAG ATAATTGCTACAGTTGGCCTCGATAAGAAGCTATACACACTCGATTCTGCATCAAGAAGAGCAACACACACTATTCCTCATGATGCCCCTTTCTCATCATTGGCATATAATGATGATGGCACAATATTGGCAGCTGGCACAAATAGTGGGCGTGTGGTATTCTATGATGTTCGGGGCAAACCCCAGCCATTGACAATTCTTCGTGCATACAATAGCTCAGAG GCTGTGACAAGTTTATGCTGGCAACGGGCAAAGCCTGTCATTGTTAGCGAGAACAGTTCTTCAGAAGTTGCCCTTCTGGGGGGAACTAGTGAAGATTCTATTCTTATGCCAGATCCTTTGCCTTCAGCAACACCTTCAACTTTTCCATCTGGAGCAGGCATTACGAGTCTTCGCTCTTCTTTGACAGGGAACACAAGTGGATTTCTTTCCACTTCAAAATCTTCTACTGCAGAGGAAACTCCATATAGGGCCCGTCCATTGTCTGGTGGACCATTATCAAAGCTACAGGCTCCTCGTGGCAACTTCAGTATAAAGGATGATATGGATGTATTTTCTCCACTTGTTGATGTCCAGCCTTTCACACCATCCAGCAACAGCTGGTGGGATGAGCACGGGAGTGATGAAGCAAAAAAAGATGATAAATCTGGAGATAAGAAATTATCAGCAACTAGGAAGTTCCAGTATATGGAAGGGAACAGTGAGCCACATCCAATCTCGGACTGGAGGTCTAATTCCGTTTCAAGACAG GATGGCGCCTCATCTGCGAGTAGCTCACCCGTGCCATCATGGAAGAGTGAACCATCTATCTCCCCACCAGAATCATCAACTGGAAATGCATTGCCCGACAGGCTAACACATCGTCAACAAATCTCACGCTTTGGGCAATCAGCCTTTCAGACTGGCAGTTTGGCGTTTGCAGGTTTACAGGATTCAGCTTCATCCACCAGTCTCTCATTGAAAGGTTCTCTAACAAGTAACATTTTAATGAACTTACAAAACAAGGGCATCTTGAGCAATGCGCAGTCTTCCCTAGAGACATCATCTGGTAGCCTACAGGCTTCAGTTTCCTCATCCTTTATGTCCAAGACCGTGCCATCGGTGAATTCTGATTTGCCAGGAGCAGCACTTCCCAAATCCGCATGGAAACCCTCAACTTTGACTGATAGATTGAGCACATCCTCTGTTTTTAGTGAAGGGTTAGCTTCAGCATTTGGTTCGCCAAAATCAAAGAAGACTGGAGCAGAAACAAAAGATGAACTGCTTACTAGTCTATTAtcaagacaggaggcaccaatgACCTCTTCGTCTGGAAGCCTTCTAGCAAGCAAC GGGGTGGTGCCACCTCAATTGCCAACCTCAGGTTCGTCAGCTGATCAACAGGGAGCTTCTTCATTCTCCCTTCAGTATGTTCAGCGCATGCTCGAGGAATCTCTAGGATCGGTTCACAAGTCTATACATGAGGATGTGAGAAATCTCCACATTGAACTTCTAAGACAGTTTCACATGCAGGAG ATGGAAACATCTGGCGTTATGAACTTGGTCCTGGAGAAGCTGGAAGGCCTGACCAAGGAAGTGCAGCAACTGAGAAGGGAAAACCAGCAGCTCCGGCATCAGCTTCTCTGA